tgaacggccgggctctggtTTTAAGGTGGtggccccccttgttctggactgcccccacccGCGGGAATACAATCTGTGTTTACCCCATCGCATCCTCGCATCATTTTCAACCGGCCTGGACGAGATTCCCTCTGGGCCTTGTAaacgcacggggggggggggggggggaatataggcccagtctgggCAAAGTGGCCTCAATTAACCCCCTCATTGTGCTGTTACCACGGGCAATACATCCTATCATCAGCTGTCGGTTTCCCCACCTCCCCCCGGTGTCCAGTTAGTCCCGAGCCGAGGCCTGTGTAGCAGGCCCGACATTCAGGAGGGATTGTTAGctcctcatttccccccccccccccccacggcccgCTGACCCTCTGTCCACCGGTGGTCCTCAATCGAAACGTCGCAGTTCGCCACTTTGGAGCAAGTGAATGTTGCCGGGACTTTGCCCCCGGTtgtgtggtgtgggggtgggggggtgaatgaACATCTTTTCCCGGTGAGTCGGTTCGTCGGCCTGTGCGTCCTGTTGCGTGATTCGGTAAACGAGTTCGTGGCGCCGGTGATGGggcgagggagagggtgggggaggtggggggggggggtgaaaacgGAGAGCGTGGTGGCTCGATTGTCAAAAAATGTGTGCCCTCTCCCAGCCCCCGggccgctccctcccctcccctcccccaccgaccccccccccacacacacacacacacacacacacacacacacacacacacagttcaaaGTTCAAAGTTCACAGCCGCGTGTCCGGCCCCAGCCCCTCCCGTTGCCGGGGCTGGTGCCCCTGGCAACCGTCGTCCGCGTGCACGATGAGGCGGGGGAAGAAGATGGCGTCCTGGTAGGAGGGCGGCTCCTCGGCCCCCGTGGCCACGCCCGTCGCCGCGGCCAGGCCCGGCTCGTCGCCCACCCGCCCGCTCAGGCTGCGGAAGAGGCAGGCCCGGCCCGGGCCCTGCAGGCGGCCCAGCGAGAAGCGGCTGCGGCTGAAGGGCAGGCGGGGGGCGccgtggtgggggggggcgtgggcagCCGAGGGCTCGCGGGCGGGCAGCGAGCAGCTGCTGACCGTGCGGCGGCAGCGGTGGCAGCGCTGGAGGTAGGCCGGGGAgtgggcggaggaggaggaggccaaggaAGCCTCCATCAGCATGGCCTCGGAGTAGCTGGGCACCAGCTGCTGGTTGGAGCGGATGTGCCACTCGAGCTCGGTCATGTCGACCGTGTTGACCCGGGCGATGCCCCGGCGCCCCGAGGCCCCGCAGAAGCCCCCCTCCCCCGGCGTGGCCGCCCCCTCGTCCAGGCCGAAGAGCTTCTCCACGTGGTAGTGCACGCCGGCCGTGCGGTATTCGGCCAACACCCTCAGGGGCCAGGACAAGACCAGGAAGGACAGGCCCCAGAAGGTGCAACGGGACACGTACCAGGGGGGGCTCTTGGGGTCGGAAAAGGCCACCATGTGCTCCTTGAAGTCCACGTTCTTCAGGTGCATGCCCTCGCGGGCCTCCAGGTAGTCGTCCAGCCCCTCGTTCTCGCTGAAGAAGCGGGCGCGCTGGGTCAGGTATGAGGTCTCCGACTCGGCGCTGGCAAAGCTGAAGCACTTGGTGAAGCGAAGCTTGGTGGCAGGgtgggcgcccaggcccagcagcTCCTTGGAGACATCCTTCACCCCGTGCTGGGAGTAGTCGAACTCCGACTCGGACAGGTGGGTGTTGACCCGCTCGTGGTAGACCTGGGTGGTGGTGTAGGCGTCGCCGTTGCGATAGCGGGTGACCTGCCGCGTGCGCCGGACATAGTGGTAGCTGATGGCCTTCCACCAGATGCAGGGGGTGGCCAGCTGGAGGCGCTGCACCCGCTCGTAGACACTGTCCACGTCCACCCGGTGCTGGGTCTCGTTCTTGGCGAAGCAGTGCCAACACTCCACCAGGTAGACCACGTACAGCATCACCAGGAAGGCCAGGGGGATGTAGACGTAGCCGCTCGAGCACGGGCTCTCATGGTAGATCATGGACTCGCCGCCGTAGGGCTTGTTGAAGGCCAGCCGGGTCACCGTGGACAGGTGACACCAGGTCATCGCCCCAAAACAGCCGTACATCAGTAGCGTCAGCACCAGGCATTTCCAGTGGGACTCACGGCACAGCGATCCGCTCAAGGACTGCTTCATCGGCCACTGCTGCTTTGTCGACATCCCCGGgagtggagggggttgggggggggggggggggtggggtgggggaagagacaagCAGAAAAAAAGAGTTTAGTCACAACATTGCACTGCACTTATTCCCCCGCTCTGCAACGTTCTACCGTCAGTTGTATTCACATCGCGCCCGCTACCAAAACGTCACAAGGCGCTTGGCAGGCAAGACAAATAAACTTGGACACCACGCAAGAGGAGAATGCGGCAGGTTACCAACGCCTGGTGGGGTTTTGAAGGGGCGTCTTAAggtaggagagaggtggagaggtttagggagggagttccagagcttggggccccaggcagctgaaggcacggccaccgatggtggagcgattataatcagggatgctcaggagggcagaattagaggagcgcagacatctcggggggttgtggggctggaggagattacagagatagggaggggggggggcgagggccatggagggatttgtaaacaaggatgagaattttgaaaacgaggcgttgcttaaccgggagccaattttggtcagtgagcacagggggtgatgggtgagcgggactcggtgcgcgttaggacacggggcagcgagcacagggggtgatgggtgagcgggactcggtgcgagttaggacacggggcagcgagcacagggggtgatgggtgagcgggactcggtgcgagttaggacacggggcagcgagcacagtgggtgatgggtgagcgggacttggtgtgagttaggacacggggcagcgagcacagtgggtgatgggtgagtgggactcggtgcgagttaggacacggagcagcgagcacagggggtgatgggtgagcgggactcggtgcgcgttaggacacggggcagtgagcactgggggtgatgggtgagccggactcggtgtgagttaggacacggggcagtgagcacagggggtgatgggtgagtgggactcggtgcgcgttaggacacggggcagtgagcacagcgggtgatgggtgagtgggactcggtgcgcgttaggacacggggcagtgagcacagggggtgatgggtgagtgggactcggtgcgagttaggacacggagcagtgagcacagggggtgatgggtgagcaggactcggtgcgagttaggacacggagcagtgagcacagggggtgatgggtgagtgggactgggtgcgagttaggacacggagcagtgagcacagggggtgatgggtgagcaggactcggtgcgagttaggacacggagcagccgagttttggatcagctctagtttatattgggtagaatgtgggaggccggccaggagtgcattggaatagtcgagtcgagaggtaacaaaggcacggatgaggatttcagcagccgatgagcttGCTGTTACTGAAGAAAGTCAAGCTCATGTTGAGGACAATTAGAGGTAAATTGCTGTTATCGAGGAGCAAGACACATCTTTGAGGACAACTAGAGATTAATTGATGTAACTGAGGAGTAAGGAACATCTTTGAGGACAATTAGAGGTAAATTTCTGTTGCTGGGGAAAGTTTGGAACTTTGAGTTCAGTTAGAGGTAAATTGTTATGCCGGGGGATATCTGAATCCAGCTTGTAAATCGCGGGCGGCTCCCTGAGGGAACAGGCAAGCGATCAGATCTTTGTTCCTCCTAAAAGCTGTGGCAGGTTTATTATTATGGCATATGAGCCAATCTGGTGCTATGCCCATTAACCCATGATGATTAAAGAGGTTTATCCATTGATTACTGcacctcccgtggcattgctcaaaGTCACCCAGAGATTGCAGGGTTGGCCTGGGCTGTGGGGCAGGATTCGGAGGTACGCAAACTACTGGGAGGAATTGGATACAAGTCTGTAAGATCATTACCTAGAGACAGTGAAGGCTTCTGCGAAATATGAGCCGATTCAGATTTGGTTTTCGTCTCATAGTCCAAATGTCAGATGCAACACTTCATGTATACATCACCACAGGCAGTGGGTGAGGCCAAGACCATTGCACCTTTTAAgaaaaaattggataaatattctatgtttgggattgatacagggctatggggagagagcggggcagtgggattagtttgggattgatgcagggctatcgggagagagcggggcagtgggattagtttgggattgatacagggctatggggagagagcggggcagtgggattagtttgggattgatacagggccatggggagagagcagggcagtgggattagtttgggattgatacagggccatggggagagagcagggcagtgggattagtttgggattgatacagggctatggggagagagcagggcagtgggattagtttgggattgatgcagggctatcgggagagagcggggcagtgggattagtttgggattgatacagggctatggggagagagcggggcagtgggattagtttgggattgatacagggctatggggagagagcggggcagtgggattagtttgggattgatacagggctatggggagagagtggggcagtgggattagtttgggattgatacagggccatggggagagagcggggcagtgggattagtttgggattgatacaggactatggggaagagagcagggcagtgggattagtttgggattgatgcagggctatcgggagagagcggggcagtgggattagtttgggattgatacatggctatggggagagagcggggcagtgggattagtctgggattgatacagggctatggggagagagcagggcagtgggattagtttgggattgatacagggccatggggagagagcagggcagtgggattagtttgggattgatacaggactatggggagagagcagggcagtgggattagtttgggattgatacagggccatggggagagagcggggcagtgggattagtttgggattgatacagggccatggggagagagcggggcagtgggattagtttgggattgatacagggctatggggagagagcggggcagtgggattagtttgggattgatacagggccatggggagagagcggggcagtgggattagtctgggattgatacagggctatggggagagagctgggcagtgggattagtttgggattgatacagggccatggggagagagcggggcagtgggattagtttgggattgatacaggactatggggagagagcagggcagtgggattagtttgggattgatgcagggctatcgggagagagcggggcagtgggattagtttgggattgatacagggctatggggagagagcggggcagtgggattagtttgggattgatacagggctatggggagagagcggggcagtgggattagtttgggattgatacagggccatggggagagagcggggcagtgggattagtttgggattgatacagggccatggggagagagcggggcagtgggattagtttgggattgatacagggccatggggagagagcgggcagtgggattagtttgggattgatacatggctatggggagagagcggggcagtgggattagtttgggattgatacagggctatggggagagagcggggcagtgggattaatacagggctatgggg
This genomic stretch from Pristiophorus japonicus isolate sPriJap1 chromosome 27, sPriJap1.hap1, whole genome shotgun sequence harbors:
- the LOC139239365 gene encoding transmembrane protein 151B-like, whose translation is MQSLVATTAVNGGPSPSLEEATREEQWPMKQSLSGSLCRESHWKCLVLTLLMYGCFGAMTWCHLSTVTRLAFNKPYGGESMIYHESPCSSGYVYIPLAFLVMLYVVYLVECWHCFAKNETQHRVDVDSVYERVQRLQLATPCIWWKAISYHYVRRTRQVTRYRNGDAYTTTQVYHERVNTHLSESEFDYSQHGVKDVSKELLGLGAHPATKLRFTKCFSFASAESETSYLTQRARFFSENEGLDDYLEAREGMHLKNVDFKEHMVAFSDPKSPPWYVSRCTFWGLSFLVLSWPLRVLAEYRTAGVHYHVEKLFGLDEGAATPGEGGFCGASGRRGIARVNTVDMTELEWHIRSNQQLVPSYSEAMLMEASLASSSSAHSPAYLQRCHRCRRTVSSCSLPAREPSAAHAPPHHGAPRLPFSRSRFSLGRLQGPGRACLFRSLSGRVGDEPGLAAATGVATGAEEPPSYQDAIFFPRLIVHADDGCQGHQPRQREGLGPDTRL